One Vicinamibacterales bacterium genomic window, TGGGGACAGTACATCATCAATCCCTCTGCGCCGGTGCGCATCGCCCTCTTCCGCGACTGGGTGTTCGAGAATCCCAGGTGGGATCCGCGCACGTTCGATTGGGACAAGGACGTCGCCACGGTCGACGCCGCGTGGCCGATGCTGAACGCGATGTCAACCGACTACACGGCGTTCAACGCACGCGGCGGCAAGTTGATCATGTACACGGGCCTCGCCGACCCGGTCGTCTCGCCGCTCGACACGATCGAGTACTACGAGCGCGTCGTCAGCGCGAACGGCGGCCTCGACGCGACCCGGCGTTTCTATCGCTTCTTCCCCGTTCCCGGAATGGCGCACTGTGGCGGCGGCAGCGGCACGGGCACGTTCGACGCTCTCGCGGCGCTC contains:
- a CDS encoding tannase/feruloyl esterase family alpha/beta hydrolase, yielding EDGVIDDPRACRFDPAALACTAAETDSCLTAPQIAAVARVYAGARARDGRQLYPGWARGSESGWGQYIINPSAPVRIALFRDWVFENPRWDPRTFDWDKDVATVDAAWPMLNAMSTDYTAFNARGGKLIMYTGLADPVVSPLDTIEYYERVVSANGGLDATRRFYRFFPVPGMAHCGGGSGTGTFDALAALEAWVERGTAPDSIPASRSINGRVDRTRPLCAYPAVARYSGSGSIDDAANFACAPAR